The following proteins are encoded in a genomic region of Candidatus Methylospira mobilis:
- a CDS encoding transglutaminase family protein, with protein sequence MAIHVNIEHTTRYRYDRPVSLSPHLIRLRPAPHTRTPIHHYRLDISGGDHQTYWQQDPFGNFIARAVFSGKLTELTVAVVLTAELTVINPFDFFVEKYAESYPFQYDALLVQELAPYFEVTEDGPLLTRWVASIAREPCAIVTFLVELNSRLQQAINYTIRLDPGIQSCETTLEKALGSCRDTSWLLVQILRHIGLAARFVSGYLVQLTADQSALDGPSGTDRDFTDLHAWVEVYIPGAGWVGLDPTSGLFAGEGHIPLSCTPDPVSAAPIVGFSDPCEVDFEYDNRVIRSHEDPRVTRPYSDAQWTEIRRVGEQVDEVLLSRDVRLTMGGEPTFVSIDDMESAEWTTEALGGHKFERACELLRRLSPAYAAQRALLHHGQGKWYPGEPLPRWALGCFWSTDAQPLWQEPALLADATRDYRLTTEHARRFADALAQQLHVPRGFIVSAYEDWLYYLWRESNEPGNYNPISIDGAPQYRDDLSLALARGLDEATGFALPLRWDDMSSGWQSGQWAFSSDRLYLTPGSSPMGLRLPWEQLLPVSSFETERLVMRQEVLAQSGRSPSQFNYPDGVRPRLEEWRITPEFVHAALCMEARQGRLYIFMPPAATLARYRMLLNAVEHTAAQLDIPVIIEGYEPPFDPALRSFKVTPDPGVIEVNIHPSRSWAELERTTTILYEEARLSRLAAEKFMLDGKHTGTGGGNHVTLGGATVADSPLLRRPDLLRSLLTYWQHHPALSYLFSGSFIGPTSQAPRVDEQGSRVLDDLELALEEMEKHAAPWITDRVLRNLLVDLAGNTHRAEFSIDKLFSPDSATGKLGILEFRGFEMPPHPQMSLAQMSLIRALVARFWEQPYRHKLVRWGTALHDRFMLPHFVWSDFSGVISELNEAGFPFELQWYAPFFEFRFPVFGRLQAGSMELELRMALEPWPVLGSDDSARQARGVDSSLERLQIKCSGLDKERFLVACNGRRLPLQATGVTGEYVAGVRYKAWPSIAGLHPTLPVDAPLTFDVFDKKLGRVVHGCVYHVAHPGGLAYDAFPVNAYEAETRRASRFADWGHTISDTAHLFSGREPSDEAPNAAFPCTLDLRSPI encoded by the coding sequence GTGGCTATTCATGTCAACATCGAACACACCACCCGCTATCGCTACGACAGGCCGGTATCGCTGTCGCCGCACCTGATAAGGCTCAGGCCCGCTCCTCATACCCGAACGCCGATTCATCATTACCGGCTGGATATTTCGGGCGGCGATCACCAGACCTACTGGCAGCAGGACCCGTTCGGGAATTTTATTGCGCGCGCGGTTTTTTCCGGCAAGCTTACCGAGTTGACGGTTGCGGTGGTGTTGACGGCGGAGCTGACGGTGATCAATCCGTTCGATTTTTTTGTCGAAAAATATGCCGAAAGCTACCCCTTTCAATATGATGCTCTGCTTGTTCAGGAGTTGGCGCCTTATTTCGAGGTCACTGAAGACGGCCCGCTGTTGACGCGCTGGGTGGCTTCCATCGCACGGGAGCCTTGCGCTATTGTGACTTTCCTGGTGGAGCTCAACAGCCGTCTTCAGCAAGCAATCAATTACACGATCCGCCTCGATCCCGGCATACAAAGTTGCGAAACCACGCTGGAGAAAGCGCTGGGCTCGTGCCGCGACACCAGTTGGCTGCTGGTGCAGATATTGCGTCATATCGGTTTGGCGGCGCGCTTCGTTTCGGGCTATCTGGTGCAATTGACGGCGGATCAGTCGGCCCTGGACGGCCCTTCCGGAACCGACAGGGACTTTACCGACCTGCATGCCTGGGTGGAGGTTTATATACCCGGAGCGGGCTGGGTCGGGTTGGATCCGACTTCGGGACTGTTCGCCGGGGAAGGGCACATACCGCTTTCCTGCACGCCCGATCCGGTCAGCGCCGCGCCTATCGTCGGTTTTTCCGATCCGTGCGAGGTCGATTTCGAGTACGACAACCGGGTGATTCGCTCCCATGAAGATCCGCGCGTGACTCGTCCCTATAGCGATGCACAGTGGACGGAAATCAGGCGCGTCGGCGAACAGGTCGATGAGGTGCTGCTCAGCCGGGACGTACGCTTGACCATGGGCGGCGAGCCGACCTTCGTTTCCATCGACGATATGGAAAGTGCCGAATGGACCACGGAAGCGTTGGGCGGACACAAGTTCGAGCGCGCCTGCGAGTTACTGCGCCGTCTGTCGCCGGCGTACGCTGCGCAAAGGGCTTTGCTGCATCATGGACAAGGGAAATGGTATCCGGGCGAACCGTTGCCGCGTTGGGCGCTGGGTTGCTTTTGGAGTACGGACGCGCAGCCGCTATGGCAAGAACCGGCCTTGTTGGCCGATGCAACGCGGGATTACCGTCTTACCACGGAACATGCCCGCCGTTTTGCGGATGCCCTGGCGCAGCAGCTCCATGTGCCGCGGGGTTTTATCGTGTCCGCTTATGAGGACTGGCTGTATTATTTGTGGCGTGAAAGCAATGAGCCTGGGAATTACAACCCGATCAGTATAGACGGAGCACCGCAGTACCGAGACGATTTGAGTCTGGCATTGGCGCGCGGACTGGATGAAGCGACCGGTTTTGCATTGCCGTTGCGCTGGGATGATATGTCATCCGGCTGGCAGTCCGGGCAGTGGGCGTTTTCGAGCGATCGATTATATTTGACGCCGGGCAGTTCGCCGATGGGCTTGCGTCTCCCCTGGGAACAGTTATTGCCGGTGAGCTCATTCGAAACAGAGCGCTTGGTCATGCGTCAAGAGGTTTTGGCTCAGTCCGGACGCTCGCCTTCACAGTTCAATTATCCGGACGGCGTTCGACCGAGGCTGGAGGAGTGGCGCATTACGCCTGAATTTGTTCATGCCGCCTTATGCATGGAAGCGCGCCAGGGCAGGCTTTATATTTTCATGCCGCCGGCAGCGACGCTGGCGCGCTACCGCATGCTGTTAAATGCGGTGGAGCATACTGCCGCGCAACTCGATATTCCGGTGATAATCGAAGGCTATGAACCGCCGTTCGATCCCGCTTTGCGCTCGTTCAAGGTGACGCCCGATCCCGGCGTCATCGAAGTGAATATCCATCCTTCCCGATCGTGGGCCGAACTGGAGCGTACAACAACGATACTTTACGAAGAGGCACGCCTGTCGCGTCTGGCTGCGGAAAAGTTCATGCTCGACGGCAAACATACCGGTACCGGCGGCGGCAACCATGTCACTCTGGGCGGGGCAACCGTCGCGGACAGTCCCTTGCTGAGGCGGCCCGATTTGCTGCGTTCGCTACTGACCTACTGGCAGCATCATCCGGCGCTGTCCTATCTGTTTTCAGGCAGCTTCATCGGGCCTACCTCGCAGGCCCCGCGCGTCGATGAGCAGGGCAGCCGCGTCCTGGACGATCTGGAGCTGGCGCTGGAAGAAATGGAAAAACACGCGGCTCCCTGGATCACGGATCGCGTGTTGAGAAATTTGCTGGTGGATCTGGCCGGCAACACCCATCGCGCCGAATTTTCGATAGACAAGCTGTTTTCGCCTGACTCGGCCACCGGCAAGCTCGGTATACTGGAGTTTCGCGGTTTCGAAATGCCGCCGCATCCGCAAATGAGTCTGGCGCAGATGTCGCTGATACGCGCATTGGTGGCGCGTTTCTGGGAACAGCCTTATCGCCATAAACTGGTGCGCTGGGGAACGGCGCTGCATGACCGTTTCATGCTGCCGCACTTTGTCTGGTCCGATTTCAGCGGTGTGATCAGTGAGTTAAACGAGGCCGGTTTTCCGTTCGAACTGCAGTGGTATGCGCCGTTCTTCGAATTCCGCTTTCCGGTTTTCGGACGTTTGCAGGCGGGTTCAATGGAGCTGGAACTGCGCATGGCGCTGGAACCCTGGCCGGTCTTGGGCAGCGACGATTCGGCCCGGCAGGCGCGCGGAGTCGATTCTTCACTGGAACGGCTGCAAATCAAATGCAGCGGTCTCGATAAGGAGCGTTTTCTGGTAGCCTGCAATGGCCGTCGCTTGCCATTGCAGGCTACCGGTGTGACGGGAGAGTATGTCGCCGGGGTGCGCTACAAGGCCTGGCCGTCGATCGCGGGTTTGCATCCCACGCTTCCGGTCGATGCGCCGCTGACATTCGATGTGTTCGACAAAAAACTGGGGCGCGTAGTGCATGGCTGCGTTTATCATGTCGCGCATCCGGGGGGGCTTGCCTATGACGCTTTTCCGGTCAACGCCTATGAGGCCGAAACGCGCCGGGCATCGCGTTTTGCCGATTGGGGACATACGATATCCGATACGGCGCATTTGTTCAGTGGCAGGGAGCCGTCCGATGAAGCGCCGAACGCCGCGTTTCCTTGTACGCTTGATTTGAGGTCGCCGATATGA
- the ribA gene encoding GTP cyclohydrolase II, producing the protein MHANKIPEASAVVTDVVSARLPTRYGEFALHYYANSSDKKEHLALVMGDVSKGENILVRAHSECLTGDIFGSMRCDCGDQLDKALAMIGQEGKGALIYLRQEGRGIGLLKKLQAYNLQDSGLDTVEANLHLGHREDERDYAIAAAILKALNIASVRLITNNPLKLEALRALGIQINGRVALEIAANTENADYLRTKAEKMRHWLSVPAAVPAQKQPDRS; encoded by the coding sequence ATGCACGCAAACAAGATTCCGGAAGCGTCCGCCGTGGTTACCGACGTAGTCAGCGCCCGTCTTCCTACCCGCTACGGCGAGTTCGCGCTCCACTATTATGCAAATTCATCGGATAAAAAAGAACATCTGGCTCTGGTCATGGGCGACGTAAGCAAAGGAGAAAACATATTGGTGCGCGCGCACTCCGAATGCCTGACCGGCGATATTTTCGGCTCCATGCGTTGCGATTGCGGCGACCAGCTCGACAAGGCCCTGGCCATGATCGGGCAGGAAGGCAAAGGCGCATTAATCTACCTGCGTCAGGAAGGGCGCGGCATCGGCCTGCTCAAAAAATTACAGGCCTATAACCTGCAGGATAGCGGTCTCGACACCGTGGAGGCCAACCTGCACCTCGGCCATCGCGAAGACGAGCGCGATTACGCCATTGCCGCCGCCATATTAAAGGCGCTGAACATTGCATCGGTACGGCTGATCACCAATAACCCGCTCAAACTCGAAGCGCTACGTGCGCTGGGCATACAAATCAACGGACGGGTGGCGCTGGAAATCGCCGCGAACACTGAAAACGCGGACTACTTGCGCACCAAGGCTGAAAAAATGCGGCACTGGCTTTCAGTTCCTGCCGCCGTACCCGCGCAAAAGCAGCCGGACAGGAGCTGA
- a CDS encoding DUF2076 domain-containing protein, protein MLQQERDQLTHFLSALESATIGNKEADAEKLIKESLARQPDAGYLLVQRCLLMDQALQNAQNQIAALQQQVKSNEAGRQSSFLGSNPWGRAPTGEVSSVPVPGAGNYQMPGNARNTAGPAAPWQGQPAQGGGGSSFLGNIATTAAGVVAGSFLFQGIEGLMHHQGGGYFSGNEGHEAAAEQTTINNYYGSDDTGNENGYNSSDNGFLASDDQDYSSDDDSSDWV, encoded by the coding sequence ATGCTGCAACAAGAACGCGATCAATTGACCCATTTTTTGTCGGCGCTGGAAAGCGCCACCATCGGCAACAAAGAGGCCGACGCCGAGAAACTCATCAAGGAAAGTCTGGCGCGCCAGCCCGATGCCGGCTACTTATTGGTGCAACGTTGCCTGTTAATGGATCAGGCGCTGCAGAACGCGCAAAATCAAATTGCCGCGCTGCAACAGCAAGTGAAGAGTAACGAAGCCGGCAGGCAAAGCAGCTTTCTCGGTTCCAACCCCTGGGGCAGAGCGCCGACAGGCGAAGTTTCGTCCGTCCCGGTACCCGGCGCAGGAAACTACCAGATGCCCGGCAACGCCAGAAACACGGCCGGTCCCGCCGCGCCATGGCAGGGTCAGCCCGCTCAAGGGGGAGGCGGCTCAAGCTTCCTCGGCAACATCGCCACCACTGCCGCGGGCGTAGTAGCAGGCTCTTTTCTGTTTCAGGGCATCGAAGGCCTGATGCACCATCAGGGCGGCGGCTATTTCTCCGGCAACGAAGGGCATGAAGCCGCTGCGGAACAAACCACCATCAACAACTATTACGGCTCTGACGATACCGGAAACGAAAACGGTTATAACTCGTCCGACAATGGCTTTTTGGCATCAGACGACCAGGACTATTCCTCGGATGACGACAGTTCCGATTGGGTTTAA
- a CDS encoding potassium transporter Kup produces MPSHTTHSNKNHFFLLSLGALGIVYGDIGTSPLYSMKEIFSPAYGLALTSDNVLGILSLIFWALTIIISLKYVIFVMRADNKGEGGIMALMALALHPRRRRFGKNVIIAIGLFGTALFYGDGIITPAISVLSAVEGLEIAAPSLHPYIVPITLIVLIALFSFQRYGTARVGNLFGPIMLVWFLVLAWLGSCSIYAHPMVLQAVNPTHAVKFFLQHGSLGFFALGAVVLAFTGAEALYADMGHFGKKPIQLSWFFLVFPALILNYFGQGALLLRDPLAVENPFYLLTPQQYLYPMIGLSTVATVIASQAVISGAYSITQQAIRLGYLPRMHMQHTSSTTQGQIYVPAINNGLLILIVLVVLAFKESSNLAAAYGIAVTGTMVITTMLVTFVAIDTWKWPRPVAGAVFGCLLFVDAGFFCANAVKIPHGGWFPVLAGLILFSIMSVWKKGRRVLTSSLQRTSTSLSHFIEEIKTTPPLRVPGTSIFLYSHNLSMPYALYQNLRHNKILHEKVVLLTAKTFDVPYVAERERFHIEDLGFNFYRITLHFGFMEVQNIPRALTAHEPVEPQLDIAHALYFLGRETLIPSDNPGLSPWQERLFVLLFRNASSPIIYFGLPTDRAIELGALVRI; encoded by the coding sequence ATGCCGTCTCACACGACTCATAGCAATAAAAACCATTTTTTTCTTCTCAGTCTTGGCGCACTCGGCATCGTTTATGGCGACATAGGCACCAGCCCGCTGTATTCGATGAAGGAAATTTTCAGCCCCGCCTATGGACTGGCACTCACCTCCGACAACGTTCTCGGCATCCTGTCGCTGATCTTCTGGGCGCTGACGATCATTATTTCCCTGAAATATGTCATTTTTGTCATGCGCGCCGACAACAAGGGAGAAGGCGGCATCATGGCGCTCATGGCGCTGGCGCTGCATCCGCGGCGGCGGCGTTTCGGCAAGAACGTAATCATCGCCATCGGCCTGTTCGGCACCGCCCTGTTTTACGGAGACGGCATAATTACACCGGCCATTTCGGTGCTGAGCGCAGTGGAGGGACTGGAAATCGCCGCGCCCAGCCTGCACCCGTACATCGTACCCATCACGCTGATCGTACTGATAGCGCTGTTTTCCTTTCAACGCTACGGAACCGCAAGGGTCGGCAACCTGTTCGGTCCGATCATGCTGGTCTGGTTTCTAGTGCTGGCGTGGCTGGGAAGCTGCAGCATCTATGCCCATCCCATGGTATTACAGGCAGTCAATCCCACGCATGCCGTTAAATTCTTCCTGCAGCACGGCAGTCTGGGTTTTTTTGCCCTAGGCGCGGTCGTCCTGGCTTTCACCGGTGCGGAAGCCCTTTACGCCGACATGGGACACTTCGGTAAAAAACCGATACAGCTCTCCTGGTTTTTCCTGGTCTTCCCTGCCCTGATTCTGAACTATTTCGGCCAGGGCGCGCTATTGCTGCGCGATCCTCTCGCCGTGGAAAATCCGTTCTATCTGCTGACACCGCAACAATATCTTTACCCGATGATCGGACTGTCTACCGTGGCTACGGTCATTGCATCCCAAGCGGTGATCTCCGGAGCGTATTCGATCACGCAACAGGCAATCCGCCTGGGATATTTACCAAGAATGCACATGCAGCATACCTCCAGCACCACGCAGGGACAAATTTACGTTCCGGCCATCAACAACGGTCTGCTGATTTTGATTGTGCTGGTCGTGCTGGCGTTCAAGGAATCCAGCAATCTGGCGGCCGCATACGGCATTGCCGTAACCGGCACCATGGTCATCACCACCATGCTGGTCACTTTCGTCGCCATAGATACCTGGAAATGGCCCCGGCCGGTTGCAGGCGCGGTATTCGGATGCCTGCTCTTTGTCGACGCCGGCTTTTTCTGCGCCAACGCCGTCAAGATTCCTCATGGCGGCTGGTTTCCGGTACTCGCCGGGTTGATATTATTTTCGATAATGTCGGTCTGGAAGAAAGGACGGCGCGTCCTGACTTCATCTTTACAGCGCACCTCAACCTCATTAAGTCATTTCATCGAAGAGATCAAAACCACACCTCCGCTTCGAGTGCCCGGCACCTCGATTTTCCTTTACAGCCACAACCTCAGCATGCCGTATGCGCTATATCAGAACCTGCGACACAACAAAATACTGCACGAAAAGGTTGTACTGCTAACGGCAAAAACCTTTGACGTTCCCTATGTAGCCGAGCGCGAGCGTTTTCATATAGAGGATCTCGGTTTTAACTTCTACCGGATTACCCTGCATTTCGGCTTCATGGAAGTACAGAATATTCCGCGAGCGCTGACCGCGCACGAACCCGTAGAACCTCAACTCGATATCGCCCATGCCTTGTATTTTTTAGGCCGGGAAACGCTGATTCCCTCGGATAATCCAGGGTTGAGCCCCTGGCAGGAACGGCTGTTCGTCCTGCTGTTCCGAAACGCCTCCAGCCCGATTATTTACTTTGGCCTCCCCACCGATAGAGCAATCGAACTCGGAGCCCTGGTTAGAATATAA
- a CDS encoding L,D-transpeptidase family protein — protein sequence MILAPLAQAETLSMPAPGNELIGEIRYVRAKYEDTLIDIARENSIGQDEMVMANPKVDRWLPGRDTLVLLPRQYILPAAPHSGIVVNIPEMRLYFYPNAGPNQPASEVVTYPISVGRMDWHTPLGTTKVVSKIKDPAWRPPKSIKAEHARDGEILPDVVPPGPNNPLGQYAMKLGVPGYLIHGVDVDKSYGIGMRVTHGCIRMYPEDVSKLFPEVSVGTPVHLVNQPVKVGWLNNELYMEVSQSLDEDAISYDTLYRTAMALIAQKTADRKVVLNMQVIQQALHKPSGIPVQISGNAANANAPALPPKLPTNQSPEVF from the coding sequence ATGATCCTGGCGCCGCTCGCGCAGGCCGAAACCCTTAGCATGCCGGCTCCCGGCAACGAATTGATCGGAGAAATCCGCTATGTACGGGCAAAGTACGAAGACACGCTGATCGACATCGCACGCGAAAACAGCATAGGACAGGACGAAATGGTCATGGCGAACCCCAAGGTGGATCGCTGGCTGCCCGGACGCGACACCCTGGTGCTGTTGCCGCGGCAGTACATCCTTCCGGCAGCGCCGCATAGCGGGATCGTAGTCAATATTCCGGAAATGCGGCTTTATTTCTACCCTAACGCCGGCCCCAATCAACCGGCGTCGGAAGTGGTTACTTACCCGATCAGCGTAGGACGCATGGATTGGCACACCCCGCTGGGTACCACCAAAGTCGTGTCGAAAATCAAGGACCCGGCTTGGCGCCCGCCGAAATCGATTAAAGCCGAGCATGCCAGAGACGGTGAAATTCTCCCTGATGTTGTGCCTCCGGGTCCAAATAACCCGCTTGGTCAATATGCAATGAAACTCGGCGTGCCGGGCTACCTGATACACGGCGTCGATGTCGATAAATCCTACGGTATCGGCATGCGCGTGACTCATGGCTGCATACGCATGTACCCGGAAGATGTTTCCAAGCTATTCCCGGAAGTCAGTGTCGGTACGCCGGTTCATCTGGTCAACCAGCCGGTCAAAGTGGGCTGGCTGAACAACGAGCTGTACATGGAAGTCAGCCAGTCTCTGGACGAGGACGCAATCAGCTACGATACGCTCTATCGCACAGCGATGGCGCTTATCGCCCAAAAAACCGCTGACCGGAAAGTCGTACTGAACATGCAGGTCATACAACAAGCGTTGCACAAGCCAAGCGGAATTCCCGTACAAATTTCAGGAAACGCCGCAAACGCCAACGCGCCGGCATTACCACCCAAGCTTCCGACCAATCAATCTCCGGAAGTTTTTTAG
- a CDS encoding zinc ribbon domain-containing protein YjdM translates to MYAIPTCPQCSLENIYPDGDNNICADCGYEWPMNEIADAGESADAVIKDAHGNVLSDGDSVVLIKDLKVKGTSITLKVGTKIKSIRLVGGDHEVDCKTDAGSFMLKACFLKKA, encoded by the coding sequence ATGTACGCTATCCCTACCTGCCCCCAATGTTCTCTTGAAAATATCTATCCGGACGGAGATAACAATATTTGCGCCGACTGCGGCTATGAATGGCCGATGAATGAAATCGCCGACGCCGGCGAATCTGCCGATGCGGTGATAAAAGACGCCCATGGCAATGTGCTGAGCGACGGCGATTCGGTCGTGTTGATTAAGGATCTGAAAGTTAAAGGCACTTCCATCACGCTGAAAGTGGGTACTAAAATCAAAAGCATCCGTCTGGTAGGGGGCGACCACGAAGTGGACTGCAAAACGGATGCCGGTAGTTTCATGCTTAAAGCCTGTTTTTTGAAGAAGGCTTGA
- a CDS encoding PstS family phosphate ABC transporter substrate-binding protein, with product MKYTMKSKANMALAASLLLSVSGGVSAEGARDSISIAGSSTVYPFSTVVAENLGKAGKFKTPKVESTGTGGGIKLFCGGVGPQFIDIANASRAIKKSELEACAKAGVTEIVEVKIGFDGIVLAYSKKNKQKLDLSLKEIFLALAKRVPDPAHPEDGTLVDNPYKTWSEINPRLPATKIEVLGPPPTSGTRDAFAELALEGGCKAIPWLKAKHETDEAFFKSTCMTVRQDGAYIEAGENDNLIIQKLEKNADALGIFGFSYLEQNADKIQGALIDGQAPKFDNIASGKYAISRPLFFYVKKAHVPLIPGIEAYIAEFTSEKASGEEGYLADKGLIPLPAAERKKVAADAKALKVMALK from the coding sequence ATGAAGTATACAATGAAGTCCAAAGCCAATATGGCGCTTGCAGCATCGCTGCTGCTGTCGGTTTCCGGGGGCGTGAGCGCCGAAGGCGCCCGTGACAGCATCAGCATTGCGGGTTCTTCCACCGTTTATCCGTTTTCCACTGTCGTGGCGGAAAATCTGGGTAAAGCTGGCAAATTCAAAACGCCTAAAGTGGAGTCGACAGGGACCGGCGGCGGCATCAAACTGTTTTGCGGCGGAGTAGGACCGCAGTTTATCGATATCGCCAACGCATCACGCGCAATCAAGAAGAGCGAACTGGAAGCTTGCGCCAAGGCCGGCGTAACCGAAATAGTCGAAGTCAAGATTGGCTTCGACGGCATCGTGCTGGCTTATTCCAAAAAGAACAAGCAGAAGCTTGATTTAAGTTTGAAAGAAATTTTTCTGGCTCTGGCCAAACGCGTACCCGATCCTGCGCATCCTGAAGATGGAACTCTGGTCGATAATCCGTACAAAACGTGGAGCGAAATCAATCCGCGTTTGCCGGCCACCAAAATCGAGGTATTGGGTCCACCGCCGACCTCCGGAACCCGTGACGCTTTTGCCGAGCTGGCGCTGGAAGGCGGCTGCAAGGCTATTCCCTGGTTGAAGGCCAAGCATGAAACAGATGAAGCCTTTTTCAAGAGTACCTGTATGACCGTGCGCCAGGATGGCGCCTATATTGAAGCTGGCGAAAACGATAATCTGATTATCCAGAAGCTGGAAAAGAATGCAGACGCGCTTGGTATCTTTGGCTTTAGCTATCTTGAACAGAATGCCGACAAGATTCAGGGGGCGCTCATTGATGGCCAGGCGCCCAAGTTCGATAATATTGCAAGCGGCAAGTACGCTATTTCGCGTCCGCTATTCTTCTATGTGAAGAAAGCGCATGTTCCGTTGATACCGGGCATTGAAGCCTATATCGCCGAATTTACCAGTGAAAAAGCTTCCGGCGAAGAAGGCTACCTTGCCGATAAAGGTCTGATTCCGCTGCCCGCTGCCGAGCGCAAGAAGGTCGCTGCCGACGCCAAGGCGCTTAAGGTAATGGCTTTGAAATAA
- a CDS encoding dodecin: MTNHVYKKLEFVGSSQTSSDDAIKNAIAKAAAGSKHLDWFEVVETRGHLVNGEISHFQVTIKVGSRIED, from the coding sequence ATGACCAACCACGTTTACAAAAAACTCGAATTTGTCGGCAGCTCCCAAACCAGCAGTGACGACGCCATAAAAAATGCAATTGCCAAGGCAGCGGCAGGCAGCAAACATCTCGACTGGTTCGAAGTCGTCGAGACTCGCGGACATCTTGTCAATGGCGAAATTTCCCACTTCCAGGTAACGATTAAAGTAGGAAGCAGAATCGAAGACTGA
- a CDS encoding vWA domain-containing protein — translation MSIKTGIAYCLPWLIIISDEEPTDEWQAAADRAREMAMKRKLMIIPVSVNRKIITTL, via the coding sequence TTGAGTATAAAAACAGGTATTGCTTACTGTTTGCCTTGGCTGATCATAATTAGTGATGAAGAACCCACCGATGAATGGCAAGCAGCTGCCGACCGTGCCAGGGAAATGGCAATGAAGAGAAAACTGATGATAATTCCCGTCAGCGTCAATAGAAAAATTATCACCACATTATAA
- a CDS encoding LLM class flavin-dependent oxidoreductase: MASHRAQAYGALNLEHYKRIVQTAERGKFDAMFLADNLAANFDVNLSIGRGEKSAGFEPVTLFLSLSMITSRIRFIANASTTYEDPYQLARKFASLDYLSNGRAGWNVVTFVDIVKALWDNWEDDALIRDKVGRHIYRPEQGPCAQSQRQILPGSGPLNIARPPQGYPVIVHAGQSEPGKELAARIAEVIFTAQQSLADAQAFYAGIL; encoded by the coding sequence CTGGCGTCACACCGCGCACAGGCATATGGCGCGCTCAATCTCGAACACTATAAACGCATCGTACAAACCGCCGAGCGCGGCAAGTTCGACGCGATGTTTCTCGCGGATAACCTGGCCGCCAATTTCGACGTCAACCTGTCTATTGGACGCGGAGAAAAGAGCGCGGGCTTTGAACCGGTCACCCTGTTTTTGTCGCTGTCGATGATTACCTCACGAATAAGATTTATTGCTAATGCATCAACGACCTACGAAGATCCCTATCAATTGGCCCGTAAATTCGCCTCACTCGACTACCTGAGCAACGGACGCGCCGGATGGAACGTGGTGACATTCGTCGACATCGTCAAGGCGCTCTGGGACAACTGGGAAGACGATGCACTGATCCGGGATAAAGTCGGCAGGCATATTTATCGACCCGAACAAGGTCCATGCGCCCAATCACAAAGGCAAATACTTCCAGGTTCAGGACCGTTGAATATTGCGCGTCCGCCGCAAGGCTACCCGGTAATCGTCCACGCGGGCCAATCCGAGCCGGGCAAGGAGCTGGCGGCGAGAATAGCGGAAGTCATATTTACCGCGCAGCAGTCGCTCGCCGATGCGCAGGCATTCTATGCAGGCATTCTATAA
- a CDS encoding NUDIX domain-containing protein codes for MNAESYLMGVRRKFGQGLLLNPSVAAVVLDESKRLLLQEKFNEAWSLPAGAIESGESPREAVIREVWEDTGYNVTVKSIIDVFGGREFRYTYPNGDRIEYAVTLFHCEITSGDSPFIDTETKSIRYFSENEMPALALPYPIAALFLKDSYSTPP; via the coding sequence ATGAACGCTGAAAGCTATTTAATGGGCGTCCGCCGTAAATTCGGGCAAGGTTTGTTATTAAACCCCAGTGTAGCTGCAGTCGTTCTGGACGAAAGTAAACGGCTTTTGCTCCAGGAAAAATTCAACGAAGCCTGGAGTCTTCCGGCCGGCGCGATTGAATCGGGCGAATCTCCTCGGGAAGCCGTCATCCGGGAAGTTTGGGAAGACACCGGATACAACGTAACGGTAAAAAGCATTATCGATGTTTTCGGCGGAAGAGAATTTCGATATACCTATCCGAATGGCGATCGGATTGAGTATGCCGTAACCCTTTTCCATTGCGAAATTACCAGCGGAGATAGCCCTTTTATCGATACGGAGACGAAATCCATCCGTTATTTCTCTGAAAACGAGATGCCGGCGCTTGCGCTGCCCTACCCCATTGCAGCACTATTCCTCAAAGATTCATATTCCACTCCCCCGTAG